The genomic interval GCCAAGGGCTCCACGACCACGACAGACGGCCCGGCACCTGGGCGCAGCTGTTCTCCCCCGGGCCGCCAAGCGCCCGAAGCCGACGGTGGATCGGCGGCGGCGCTCCCACGACGCGCACGCCTCCTGGCCGGGCGCGTCGCAGCTGCGCCGAATCAGCGCTCGCGCCGATAGTGCAGGGCGACCGCGCCGTTGCGGAGCGGCTGCGCCGAGACCAGCTCGAGCCGTCGCGCACGGGGCAGCCCGCCCTGGTACAGGGTGGGGCCGTGGCCGGCGATCCTGGGATGCACAAGCAGCTGATAGTCGTCGATCAGCTCCAGCCGGTCCAGCTCGGTGGCGAGGGTGCCGCTGCCCAGGAGCACACCGGCCGGCGTCGCGTCCTTGAGTCTCTGGACGCCTGTTCGCAGGTCGCCGGTGAGGTGGTGGCTGTTGGCCCACGGGAAGTGCGTTCGCGTCGACGACACCACGTACTTCGGTTTGGCCTCCAACTTGACGGCCCAATCGCGGATCGCTGGCGGCGCCTCCACGTCACCGCGAGCCACCGCCGGCCAGTCACGCTCCATCAGCTCGTAGGTGATGCGGCCCCACAGCATCGCCCCGCTCTCCTCCATCAGGCGGGTGAAGAACGCGTGCGTCTCGTCGTCCGCGACGCCCTCCTGATGGTCGACGCAGCCGTCCAGGGTTACGTTGAGGCTGAAGGTCAAGAGTCCCATACCACGAGCCTAAGCCATCTGCTCGAAAAGACGCTGGGCAAGTGCTCGCGGTT from Deinococcus radiopugnans ATCC 19172 carries:
- a CDS encoding dihydrofolate reductase family protein, with protein sequence MGLLTFSLNVTLDGCVDHQEGVADDETHAFFTRLMEESGAMLWGRITYELMERDWPAVARGDVEAPPAIRDWAVKLEAKPKYVVSSTRTHFPWANSHHLTGDLRTGVQRLKDATPAGVLLGSGTLATELDRLELIDDYQLLVHPRIAGHGPTLYQGGLPRARRLELVSAQPLRNGAVALHYRRER